A single region of the Nocardioides aquaticus genome encodes:
- the pgl gene encoding 6-phosphogluconolactonase, with the protein MADVSHRPEPLVEVQPDAAALATAVAGELLNRLADAQAEGRVPQVVLTGGTIATEVHRQVARLAAGADVDWTRVVLWWGDERFVAPDSEERNAVPAVADLLGPLGATQVHQVPSTQDVSDVAAAATGYAESLAAHGPDRFDVVMLGIGPDAHVASLFPGHDALATTGQATVAVTDSPKPPPERVSLTFDTLNRTRSVWVVASGEGKAEAVAAGLAPEGTVTATPARGVRGEDETIWFLDTAAASLT; encoded by the coding sequence ATGGCCGACGTGTCACACCGGCCCGAGCCGCTGGTCGAGGTGCAGCCCGACGCCGCCGCCCTGGCGACCGCGGTCGCCGGGGAGCTGCTGAACCGGCTCGCCGACGCCCAGGCCGAGGGACGGGTGCCGCAGGTCGTCCTGACCGGCGGCACCATCGCGACCGAGGTCCACCGCCAGGTGGCCCGCCTCGCCGCCGGCGCGGACGTGGACTGGACCCGGGTCGTGCTCTGGTGGGGCGACGAGCGGTTCGTCGCCCCGGACTCCGAGGAGCGCAACGCCGTGCCCGCGGTCGCGGACCTGCTGGGCCCCCTCGGGGCGACGCAGGTGCACCAGGTCCCGTCGACCCAGGACGTCTCCGACGTCGCGGCCGCTGCGACGGGCTACGCCGAGTCCCTGGCCGCGCACGGACCGGACCGGTTCGACGTGGTCATGCTCGGCATCGGGCCCGACGCCCACGTCGCCTCGCTGTTCCCGGGCCACGACGCGCTGGCGACGACCGGGCAGGCCACCGTCGCGGTGACCGACTCCCCCAAGCCGCCGCCCGAGCGGGTCAGCCTGACCTTCGACACGCTCAACCGGACCCGCTCGGTCTGGGTGGTCGCCAGCGGCGAGGGCAAGGCCGAGGCCGTGGCCGCCGGGCTCGCGCCGGAGGGCACCGTGACCGCCACCCCTGCCCGGGGCGTGCGCGGCGAGGACGAGACGATCTGGTTCCTCGACACCGCGGCGGCGTCGCTGACCTGA
- the tal gene encoding transaldolase has product MSDRLKTLADAGVSIWLDDLSRERIESGNLAELVETRSVVGVTTNPTIFAGAIADGERYADQVRGLVADGAEVDKVIFELITEDVRNACDILKPVADGSSSDGRVSIEVEPTLANDTEGTMASARALWKAVDRSNALIKIPATLEGLPAITAAIAEGISVNVTLIFSVERYRSVMDAYLTGLEQARESGLDLARIQSVASFFVSRVDSEVDSRLEKIGTDEATALRGEAAVANARLAYAAFEDVVASDRWKQLAEAGANVQRPLWASTGVKNPDYPDTLYVTQLVADGTVNTMPEKTMDAFADHGEVEGDTVSGRREQAQSVFDRLEAVGVDLQDVFLTIEHEGVDKFKTSWTELVETVQGQMDGAK; this is encoded by the coding sequence ATGAGTGACCGACTGAAGACCCTCGCCGACGCAGGCGTTTCCATCTGGCTCGACGACCTGTCCCGCGAGCGGATCGAGTCCGGCAACCTCGCCGAGCTCGTCGAGACCAGGTCCGTGGTGGGCGTGACCACCAACCCGACGATCTTCGCCGGGGCGATCGCCGACGGCGAGCGCTACGCGGACCAGGTGCGCGGCCTCGTCGCCGACGGCGCCGAGGTGGACAAGGTCATCTTCGAGCTGATCACCGAGGACGTCCGCAACGCCTGCGACATCCTCAAGCCGGTCGCCGACGGCTCCTCCTCCGACGGCCGCGTCTCGATCGAGGTCGAGCCGACCCTGGCCAACGACACCGAGGGCACGATGGCCTCGGCCCGCGCGCTGTGGAAGGCCGTCGACCGGTCCAACGCCCTGATCAAGATCCCGGCGACGCTCGAGGGACTGCCCGCGATCACCGCCGCGATCGCCGAGGGGATCAGCGTCAACGTGACGCTGATCTTCAGCGTCGAGCGCTACCGGTCGGTGATGGACGCCTACCTGACCGGGCTCGAGCAGGCCCGTGAGTCCGGCCTCGACCTGGCCCGGATCCAGTCCGTGGCGTCGTTCTTCGTCTCGCGCGTCGACTCCGAGGTGGACTCCCGCCTGGAGAAGATCGGCACCGACGAGGCGACCGCGCTGCGCGGCGAGGCCGCCGTGGCCAACGCCCGGCTGGCCTACGCGGCCTTCGAGGACGTCGTGGCCTCCGACCGCTGGAAGCAGCTCGCCGAGGCCGGTGCCAACGTGCAGCGGCCGCTGTGGGCCTCGACCGGCGTCAAGAACCCGGACTACCCCGACACCCTCTACGTGACCCAGCTGGTCGCCGACGGCACCGTCAACACGATGCCCGAGAAGACGATGGACGCCTTCGCCGACCACGGCGAGGTCGAGGGCGACACCGTCAGCGGCCGCCGCGAGCAGGCGCAGTCGGTCTTCGACCGCCTCGAGGCGGTCGGGGTCGACCTTCAGGACGTCTTCCTGACGATCGAGCACGAGGGCGTGGACAAGTTCAAGACCTCCTGGACCGAGCTGGTCGAGACCGTCCAGGGGCAGATGGACGGCGCGAAGTGA
- the tkt gene encoding transketolase produces MDSVQRVGNGHPGTAMSLAPAAYLLFQKVMRHNPADPHWPGRDRFVLSCGHSSLTLYIQLYLGGWGLELEDLRSLRTWNSKTPGHPEFGHTAGVETTTGPLGQGIGNAVGMAMAARRERGMLDPNAAEGESPFDHQIYVLASDGDIEEGVSSEASSLAGTQQLGNLTLIYDENKISIEDDTDVALSEDVPARYAAYGWHVQVVDWVNGSGAYTEDVPALHEALRKAEAVTDQPSIIVLRTIIAWPAPNAQNTGTAHGSALGEDEVRATKEVMGMNPDLTFDVAPDVLAHTRSAVERGKDAQREWDAAFQHWTTKKSADVALFERMQTRTLPDGWDADLPVWDADLKGTATRKASGAVINAIAPHVPEMWGGSADLAGSNNTTIEGAPSFIPKSRSTDMWKGDPYAGRVLHFGIREHGMGAILNGIAVHGGTRVFGATFLTFSDYMRPSVRLAALMGLPVTYVWTHDSIGLGEDGPTHQPVEHLAALRAIPGLDVVRPADANETAAAWKTVLEHTDRPAGIVLTRQNVRTFPRDAEGFSDTSNVHRGGYVLRDVDGGEPDVVLIGTGSEVQLAVEASDLLAADGVRARVVSMPCREWFDEQEASYRETVIPPTVKARVSVEAGIKLGWREIVGDHGRSVSIETFGASADYERLYTEYGITARAVADAAHDSITAAG; encoded by the coding sequence ATGGACAGCGTGCAGCGGGTGGGCAACGGCCACCCGGGCACCGCGATGAGCCTGGCTCCCGCGGCCTACCTGCTGTTCCAGAAGGTGATGCGGCACAACCCCGCCGACCCGCACTGGCCCGGCCGCGACCGGTTCGTGCTGTCCTGCGGCCACTCCTCGCTCACCCTCTACATCCAGCTCTACCTCGGCGGCTGGGGCCTGGAGCTCGAGGACCTGCGCTCGCTGCGCACCTGGAACAGCAAGACCCCGGGCCACCCCGAGTTCGGCCACACCGCCGGCGTCGAGACCACCACCGGTCCCCTGGGCCAGGGCATCGGCAACGCGGTCGGGATGGCCATGGCCGCCCGTCGCGAGCGCGGCATGCTCGACCCGAACGCCGCCGAGGGCGAGTCGCCCTTCGACCACCAGATCTACGTCCTGGCCAGCGACGGCGACATCGAGGAGGGCGTCAGCTCCGAGGCCAGCTCGCTCGCCGGCACCCAGCAGCTGGGCAACCTCACCCTGATCTACGACGAGAACAAGATCTCGATCGAGGACGACACCGACGTCGCGCTCAGCGAGGACGTCCCGGCGCGCTACGCGGCGTACGGATGGCACGTGCAGGTCGTCGACTGGGTCAACGGCAGCGGCGCCTACACCGAGGACGTCCCGGCGCTGCACGAGGCGCTGCGCAAGGCCGAGGCCGTCACCGACCAGCCCAGCATCATCGTGCTCCGCACGATCATCGCCTGGCCGGCGCCGAACGCCCAGAACACCGGCACCGCCCACGGCTCCGCCCTGGGCGAGGACGAGGTCCGTGCCACCAAGGAGGTCATGGGGATGAACCCCGACCTGACCTTCGACGTGGCCCCCGACGTGCTGGCGCACACCCGCTCGGCCGTCGAGCGCGGCAAGGACGCCCAGCGGGAGTGGGACGCGGCGTTCCAGCACTGGACGACCAAGAAGTCCGCCGACGTGGCGCTCTTCGAGCGGATGCAGACCCGCACCCTGCCCGACGGCTGGGACGCCGACCTCCCCGTGTGGGACGCCGACCTGAAGGGCACCGCGACCCGCAAGGCCTCCGGGGCCGTCATCAACGCCATCGCGCCGCACGTCCCGGAGATGTGGGGCGGCTCGGCCGACCTCGCCGGCTCGAACAACACCACGATCGAGGGCGCGCCCTCCTTCATCCCCAAGAGCCGCTCCACCGACATGTGGAAGGGCGACCCGTACGCCGGGCGGGTGCTGCACTTCGGCATCCGTGAGCACGGCATGGGCGCGATCCTCAACGGCATTGCGGTCCACGGCGGCACCCGCGTCTTCGGCGCGACGTTCCTGACCTTCTCCGACTACATGCGCCCCTCGGTGCGGCTCGCCGCCCTGATGGGCCTGCCGGTGACGTACGTCTGGACCCACGACTCGATCGGACTCGGCGAGGACGGCCCGACCCACCAGCCGGTCGAGCACCTCGCCGCGCTGCGGGCCATCCCGGGCCTCGACGTGGTCCGCCCGGCCGACGCCAACGAGACGGCCGCGGCGTGGAAGACCGTGCTCGAGCACACCGACCGCCCGGCCGGCATCGTGCTCACCCGGCAGAACGTGCGGACCTTCCCCCGCGACGCCGAGGGCTTCTCCGACACCTCCAACGTGCACCGGGGCGGCTACGTCCTGCGCGACGTCGACGGCGGGGAGCCCGACGTCGTGCTGATCGGCACCGGCTCGGAGGTCCAGCTCGCGGTCGAGGCCAGCGACCTGCTCGCCGCCGACGGCGTCCGGGCCCGCGTGGTCTCCATGCCGTGCCGCGAGTGGTTCGACGAGCAGGAGGCCTCGTACCGCGAGACGGTCATCCCGCCGACCGTCAAGGCCCGCGTCTCCGTCGAGGCCGGCATCAAGCTGGGCTGGCGCGAGATCGTCGGCGACCACGGCCGCAGCGTCTCCATCGAGACCTTCGGCGCCTCGGCCGACTACGAGCGCCTCTACACCGAGTACGGCATCACCGCGCGCGCCGTCGCCGACGCCGCGCACGACAGCATCACGGCCGCCGGCTGA
- a CDS encoding glucose-6-phosphate isomerase, giving the protein MSSTDPALELVVGSPDGSAYDAVLGGLVADGVASGIAAGDATLWGPAAEDEAGKRLGWTSLSTRSRPLVDEVAALREELRAAGVTRVVLCGMGGSSLAPEVICEAAGVALDVLDSSDPDFVRAALVRLDETVVVVSSKSGGTVETDSQKRVFEQAFTDAGIDPAGRIVVVTDPGSPLEQSAREAGYRVFLADPEVGGRYSALTAFGLVPSGLAGVDTGRLLDEAEAVRPLLEADSPDNPGLRLGALLGAANRAGADKMVLVNAGASYAGFGDWAEQLVAESTGKDGKGILPVVVGREDAPNLTASTRDEVLVTFGPDHAAGDADAPSSGWGAHVDATLGAQLLLWEHATAVAGRVIGINPFDQPDVESAKAAAREMLDGGGTSPTPLFTEGAITVYASEGWLPPGVDDVEHAVRALLAHLDPDHGYVAVQAYLDRHRDATLARVRDGLARRTGRPTTFGWGPRFLHSTGQYHKGGPDTGVYLQVTGEPEADLAVPGREFTLHEFLTAQAVGDGSVLAAKGRPVLRLHLSSPAELDVVRQVLG; this is encoded by the coding sequence GTGTCCTCCACGGACCCGGCGCTCGAGCTGGTGGTCGGCTCCCCGGACGGGTCGGCGTACGACGCCGTGCTGGGGGGCCTGGTCGCCGACGGCGTCGCCTCCGGCATCGCGGCCGGGGACGCCACCCTGTGGGGCCCCGCCGCCGAGGACGAGGCCGGCAAGCGCCTGGGCTGGACGTCGCTCAGCACCCGGTCCCGACCGCTCGTCGACGAGGTCGCCGCCCTGCGCGAGGAGCTGCGCGCCGCCGGCGTCACCCGGGTCGTGCTGTGCGGCATGGGCGGGTCCTCGCTGGCCCCCGAGGTCATCTGCGAGGCCGCCGGCGTCGCGCTCGACGTCCTGGACTCCTCCGACCCCGACTTCGTCCGGGCCGCCCTGGTGCGCCTGGACGAGACCGTCGTCGTGGTCTCCAGCAAGTCCGGCGGGACCGTCGAGACCGACAGCCAGAAGCGGGTCTTCGAGCAGGCGTTCACCGACGCCGGCATCGACCCCGCGGGCCGGATCGTGGTCGTCACCGACCCCGGCTCCCCGCTCGAGCAGTCCGCCCGGGAGGCCGGCTACCGGGTCTTCCTGGCCGACCCCGAGGTCGGCGGGCGCTACTCCGCCCTCACCGCCTTCGGGCTGGTGCCCAGCGGCCTGGCCGGCGTCGACACCGGCCGTCTGCTCGACGAGGCCGAGGCCGTACGCCCCCTGCTCGAGGCCGACTCCCCCGACAACCCGGGCCTGCGGCTCGGGGCACTGCTCGGGGCGGCCAACCGGGCCGGCGCCGACAAGATGGTCCTGGTCAACGCCGGGGCGTCGTACGCCGGCTTCGGCGACTGGGCCGAGCAGCTCGTCGCCGAGTCCACCGGCAAGGACGGCAAGGGCATCCTGCCGGTCGTCGTCGGCCGCGAGGACGCGCCGAACCTGACCGCGAGCACCCGGGACGAGGTCCTGGTCACCTTCGGGCCCGACCACGCCGCCGGCGACGCCGACGCGCCGTCCTCCGGGTGGGGAGCGCACGTCGACGCGACCCTCGGCGCGCAGCTGCTGCTGTGGGAGCACGCCACGGCGGTCGCCGGTCGGGTGATCGGGATCAACCCCTTCGACCAGCCCGACGTCGAGAGCGCCAAGGCCGCGGCCCGCGAGATGCTCGACGGCGGCGGCACCTCGCCGACCCCGCTCTTCACCGAGGGCGCGATCACGGTCTACGCCTCCGAGGGCTGGCTCCCGCCGGGCGTCGACGACGTCGAGCACGCCGTCCGTGCCCTGCTGGCGCACCTCGACCCGGACCACGGGTACGTCGCCGTGCAGGCCTACCTCGACCGGCACCGCGACGCGACGCTGGCCCGGGTCCGCGACGGACTGGCGCGCCGCACCGGTCGGCCGACCACCTTCGGGTGGGGACCGCGCTTCCTGCACTCGACCGGGCAGTACCACAAGGGCGGACCGGACACCGGGGTCTACCTTCAGGTCACCGGCGAGCCCGAGGCCGACCTGGCCGTCCCCGGTCGCGAGTTCACGCTGCACGAGTTCCTCACCGCCCAGGCGGTCGGCGACGGGTCCGTGCTCGCGGCCAAGGGACGACCGGTGCTGCGCCTGCACCTGTCGTCCCCCGCCGAGCTCGACGTGGTCCGGCAGGTCCTCGGCTGA
- the gap gene encoding type I glyceraldehyde-3-phosphate dehydrogenase: MTVRVGINGFGRIGRNFFRAVRASGLDIEIVGVNDLTDNQSLAHLLKFDSILGRLDADVSATDDAIMVGTQEIKAYAERDPANLPWGALGVDVVVESTGFFTDATKAKAHLDAGAKKVIISAPATNEDFTVVMGVNHGDYDPASHHVISNASCTTNCLGPMAKALNDDLGIVKGLMTTVHAYTADQNLQDNIHKDPRRARAAALNVVPTSTGAAKAIGLVLPELKGKLDGYALRVPVPTGSATDLTFEAGRETTVEEVNAIVEKAADGRFLRYSTDPLVSSDIVTDPASCIFDAPLTKVIGNQVKVVGWYDNEWGYSNRLADLIDYIGTSL; the protein is encoded by the coding sequence GTGACCGTACGGGTAGGCATCAACGGATTCGGCCGGATCGGCCGCAACTTCTTCCGGGCCGTGCGGGCCTCGGGGCTCGACATCGAGATCGTGGGGGTCAACGACCTCACCGACAACCAGTCCCTCGCGCACCTGCTCAAGTTCGACTCGATCCTGGGTCGCCTCGACGCCGACGTCAGCGCCACCGACGACGCGATCATGGTCGGCACCCAGGAGATCAAGGCCTACGCCGAGCGCGACCCGGCCAACCTGCCCTGGGGCGCGCTGGGCGTCGACGTCGTCGTGGAGTCCACCGGGTTCTTCACCGACGCCACCAAGGCCAAGGCGCACCTCGACGCCGGCGCGAAGAAGGTCATCATCTCGGCGCCCGCGACCAACGAGGACTTCACCGTGGTGATGGGCGTCAACCACGGCGACTACGACCCGGCCTCGCACCACGTCATCTCCAACGCGTCGTGCACCACCAACTGCCTCGGCCCGATGGCCAAGGCGCTGAACGACGACCTCGGCATCGTCAAGGGCCTGATGACCACGGTGCACGCCTACACCGCGGACCAGAACCTGCAGGACAACATCCACAAGGACCCGCGCCGCGCCCGGGCCGCCGCCCTGAACGTCGTGCCGACCTCGACCGGCGCCGCGAAGGCGATCGGCCTGGTCCTGCCCGAGCTCAAGGGCAAGCTCGACGGCTACGCGCTGCGCGTGCCGGTCCCGACCGGCTCGGCCACCGACCTGACCTTCGAGGCCGGCCGCGAGACCACCGTCGAGGAGGTCAACGCGATCGTCGAGAAGGCCGCCGACGGCCGCTTCCTGCGCTACTCGACCGACCCGCTGGTGTCCTCCGACATCGTCACCGACCCGGCGTCGTGCATCTTCGACGCGCCGCTGACCAAGGTCATCGGCAACCAGGTCAAGGTCGTCGGCTGGTACGACAACGAGTGGGGCTACTCCAACCGCCTCGCCGACCTGATCGACTACATCGGCACCTCCCTCTGA
- a CDS encoding phosphoglycerate kinase: MGDLASLGDVTGKRVLVRSDLNVPLDGTRITDDGRVRASVPTIRALAEAGARVVVVAHLGRPKGAPDAAFSLGPVAERLGELLGSPVAFATDTVGDSARSTVDALSDGGVAVLENVRFNPGETSKDDAERGAFADQLASLADAFVSDGFGVVHRKQASVYDVAQRLPHAMGQLVSTEIEVLRRLTESPERPYVVVLGGSKVSDKLGVIDNLLEKTDRLLIGGGMVFTFLAAQGHEVGASLLEKDQLDVCRAYLRRAEEAGVQILLPSDVVVDTAFPSGDRTPQPSVVPASEIPADAMGLDIGPEASRAFAGALADARTVFWNGPMGVFEVGAFADGTRAVAQALTQVDGLSVVGGGDSAAAVRTLGFDEDAFGHISTGGGASLEYLEGKTLPGITVLED, from the coding sequence GTGGGGGACCTCGCCTCCCTCGGGGACGTCACCGGCAAGCGGGTCCTGGTCCGCTCGGACCTGAACGTCCCGCTCGACGGCACCCGGATCACCGACGACGGCCGGGTCCGCGCCAGCGTGCCCACGATCCGTGCCCTGGCCGAGGCCGGGGCACGGGTGGTGGTCGTGGCGCACCTCGGCCGACCGAAGGGTGCGCCCGACGCGGCCTTCTCCCTCGGCCCGGTCGCCGAGCGGCTCGGTGAGCTGCTCGGCTCACCGGTCGCGTTCGCCACCGACACCGTGGGTGACAGCGCGCGGAGCACCGTCGACGCCCTGTCCGACGGTGGCGTCGCCGTGCTCGAGAACGTCCGGTTCAACCCGGGGGAGACCAGCAAGGACGACGCCGAGCGGGGCGCGTTCGCCGACCAGCTGGCGTCCCTGGCGGACGCGTTCGTGTCCGACGGGTTCGGCGTGGTCCACCGCAAGCAGGCCAGCGTCTACGACGTCGCGCAGCGGCTGCCGCACGCGATGGGCCAGCTCGTCTCGACCGAGATCGAGGTGCTGCGCCGGCTCACCGAGTCGCCGGAGCGTCCGTACGTCGTGGTCCTCGGCGGGTCCAAGGTCTCCGACAAGCTGGGCGTCATCGACAACCTGCTGGAGAAGACCGACCGGTTGCTGATCGGCGGGGGCATGGTCTTCACCTTCCTGGCCGCCCAGGGTCACGAGGTCGGCGCGAGCCTGCTCGAGAAGGACCAGCTCGACGTCTGCCGCGCCTACCTGCGGCGTGCCGAGGAGGCCGGCGTACAGATCCTGCTGCCCAGCGACGTCGTCGTCGACACCGCGTTCCCCTCGGGCGACCGGACCCCGCAGCCCTCGGTCGTGCCGGCCAGCGAGATCCCGGCCGACGCGATGGGCCTGGACATCGGCCCCGAGGCCTCACGGGCCTTCGCCGGCGCCCTGGCCGACGCCCGCACCGTGTTCTGGAACGGCCCGATGGGCGTCTTTGAGGTCGGCGCGTTCGCCGACGGCACCCGCGCGGTCGCCCAGGCGCTCACGCAGGTCGACGGGCTGTCCGTCGTCGGCGGCGGCGACTCCGCCGCGGCCGTGCGGACCCTCGGCTTCGACGAGGACGCGTTCGGACACATCTCGACCGGAGGCGGCGCCAGCCTCGAGTACCTGGAGGGCAAGACCCTCCCCGGCATCACCGTCCTGGAGGACTGA
- the secG gene encoding preprotein translocase subunit SecG: MTTLFTILLVATSAILILLVLLHKGRGGGMSDMFGGGVSSSLGGSSVAERNLDRFTVGIGVIWFACVIALGLLLAY; the protein is encoded by the coding sequence GTGACGACGCTCTTCACCATCCTGCTCGTGGCCACCAGCGCCATCCTCATCCTGCTGGTCCTGCTCCACAAGGGGCGGGGCGGCGGCATGTCCGACATGTTCGGTGGTGGTGTGTCGAGCTCGCTCGGCGGTTCCTCGGTCGCCGAGCGCAACCTCGACCGGTTCACCGTCGGCATCGGCGTGATCTGGTTCGCCTGCGTCATCGCGCTCGGGCTCCTGCTGGCCTACTGA
- the tpiA gene encoding triose-phosphate isomerase translates to MAGNWKMNLNHQEAVVLVQKLAWTLSDKRHDPSRSEVVVVPPFTDLRSVQTLVDGDRLSLRYGAQDVSAEESGAYTGEVSASMLAKLGCSYAVVGHSERRQRHDESDAVVNAKAKAALAHGVTPIVCVGEGLEVRQAGEQVPFTLAQVDGSLAGLDAEQVAGLVVAYEPVWAIGTGEVATPEDAQEVCGAIRARVRETLGDAAADGLRVLYGGSVKASNVAATMAQPDVDGCLVGGASLQVEEFSGICRFYDMPVL, encoded by the coding sequence ATGGCGGGGAACTGGAAGATGAACCTCAACCACCAGGAGGCGGTGGTCCTGGTCCAGAAGCTGGCCTGGACCCTGTCGGACAAGCGGCACGACCCGTCGCGGTCCGAGGTGGTGGTCGTGCCGCCGTTCACCGACCTGCGCTCGGTGCAGACCCTGGTCGACGGCGACCGGTTGTCACTGCGCTACGGCGCCCAGGACGTCTCGGCCGAGGAGTCGGGCGCCTACACCGGCGAGGTGTCGGCCTCGATGCTGGCCAAGCTGGGGTGCTCCTACGCCGTGGTCGGCCACTCCGAGCGCCGCCAGCGCCACGACGAGAGCGACGCGGTCGTCAACGCGAAGGCGAAGGCGGCCCTGGCCCACGGCGTCACGCCGATCGTCTGCGTGGGGGAGGGCCTCGAGGTCCGCCAGGCCGGCGAGCAGGTGCCCTTCACCCTGGCCCAGGTCGACGGGTCGCTGGCCGGCCTCGACGCCGAGCAGGTCGCCGGCCTGGTCGTGGCCTACGAGCCGGTCTGGGCGATCGGCACCGGCGAGGTCGCCACGCCCGAGGACGCGCAGGAGGTCTGCGGCGCGATCCGCGCCCGTGTGCGCGAGACCCTGGGCGACGCCGCGGCCGACGGCCTGCGGGTGCTCTACGGCGGCTCGGTCAAGGCGAGCAACGTCGCAGCGACCATGGCGCAGCCCGACGTCGACGGCTGCCTGGTCGGCGGCGCGAGCCTCCAGGTCGAGGAGTTCAGCGGAATCTGTCGCTTCTACGACATGCCGGTCCTCTGA
- a CDS encoding RNA polymerase-binding protein RbpA — MAGGGNAIRGSRVGAGPMGEAERGEAAARQAITYFCSHGHRSVVTFSIEATAPEQWDCPKCGLPASMDSANPPPAPRIEPYKTHLAYVKERRSDAEAADILDEALSLLRSRRKSGDIIF; from the coding sequence ATGGCAGGTGGAGGGAACGCGATCCGGGGAAGCCGGGTCGGCGCCGGACCGATGGGCGAGGCCGAGCGCGGCGAGGCCGCGGCCCGCCAGGCCATCACGTACTTCTGCTCCCACGGGCACCGCTCGGTGGTGACGTTCTCGATCGAGGCCACCGCGCCCGAGCAGTGGGACTGCCCCAAGTGCGGGCTGCCGGCGTCCATGGACTCCGCCAACCCGCCGCCGGCGCCGCGGATCGAGCCCTACAAGACCCACCTGGCCTACGTGAAGGAGCGCCGCTCCGACGCCGAGGCCGCCGACATCCTCGACGAGGCCCTGTCGCTGCTGCGCTCGCGCCGCAAGTCCGGCGACATCATCTTCTAG